The Saccharomonospora glauca K62 genome has a segment encoding these proteins:
- a CDS encoding ribose-phosphate diphosphokinase, translating to MSPKSGTPKKNLMLFAGRSHVELAEEVAKHLNVTITPQTLHSFANGEIYVRFQESVRGTDAFVLQSFSPPINEWIMEQLIMVDALKRGSAKRITAIVPFYPYSRQDKKHKGREPISARLIADLFKTAGADRILTVDLHTAQIQGFFDGPVDHLHGQNVLAKYINDNYGDEDIAVVSPDSGRVRLAEKWAQQLGDRPIAFIHKTRDPDKPNQAVANRVVGDVKGKLCVLIDDMIDTGGTITKAADALKDAGAGDVVIASTHGILSDPATERLSKAPVREVVVTNTLPIPEEKRFPKLTVLSIAPLLARAIQEVFEDGSVTSLFDGSA from the coding sequence ATGAGCCCGAAATCCGGCACGCCGAAGAAGAACCTGATGCTCTTCGCCGGCCGTTCGCACGTCGAACTCGCCGAAGAGGTCGCGAAGCACCTCAACGTGACGATCACCCCGCAGACACTGCACAGTTTCGCCAACGGCGAGATCTACGTCCGCTTCCAGGAGTCCGTCCGCGGCACGGACGCGTTCGTCCTCCAGAGCTTCTCCCCGCCGATCAACGAGTGGATCATGGAGCAGCTCATCATGGTGGACGCGCTCAAGCGCGGCAGCGCCAAGCGCATCACCGCGATCGTGCCGTTCTACCCGTACTCGCGGCAGGACAAGAAGCACAAGGGACGCGAGCCGATCTCGGCGCGGCTCATCGCCGACCTGTTCAAGACCGCGGGCGCCGACCGCATCCTGACGGTCGACCTGCACACGGCACAGATCCAGGGCTTCTTCGACGGGCCGGTGGATCACCTGCACGGCCAGAACGTGCTCGCGAAGTACATCAACGACAACTACGGCGACGAGGACATCGCCGTCGTCTCGCCGGACTCGGGTCGCGTGCGCCTGGCCGAGAAGTGGGCGCAGCAGCTCGGCGACCGACCGATCGCCTTCATCCACAAGACGCGCGACCCCGACAAGCCCAACCAGGCCGTGGCCAACCGGGTCGTCGGTGACGTCAAGGGCAAGTTGTGCGTGTTGATCGACGACATGATCGACACGGGCGGCACCATCACGAAGGCCGCCGACGCGCTCAAGGACGCGGGTGCCGGGGACGTCGTGATCGCCTCCACGCACGGCATCCTGTCCGACCCGGCCACCGAACGGCTCTCCAAGGCTCCGGTCAGGGAGGTCGTCGTCACCAACACTCTCCCCATCCCCGAGGAGAAGCGCTTCCCGAAGCTCACGGTGTTGTCGATCGCGCCGCTGCTCGCCCGCGCCATCCAGGAGGTCTTCGAGGACGGCTCCGTGACGAGCCTCTTCGACGGCAGCGCGTGA
- a CDS encoding 50S ribosomal protein L25/general stress protein Ctc, whose amino-acid sequence MSEVRLTVEPRTEFGKGAARRTRRAGKIPAVLYGHGVDPRHLALPAIEFARVIRENGQNAVITLDIKGSDGAEATQQLALTKTVTVHPLKNYIEHVDLLVVQRGEKVTVDIPVVLTGQAGPGTLVTQELDTVQVEAEATHLPEQLEVSIDGAEAGTQITASQVSLPKDATLVTDPEAIVVVVAESPSEAAMEATVDAEGAGVVEDKPAASEGE is encoded by the coding sequence GTGTCCGAGGTACGTCTGACGGTCGAACCACGCACCGAGTTCGGCAAGGGCGCCGCGCGCCGCACCCGTCGCGCGGGCAAGATTCCCGCGGTGCTCTACGGCCACGGCGTTGACCCGCGGCACCTGGCACTGCCTGCCATCGAGTTCGCCCGCGTGATCCGCGAGAACGGCCAGAACGCGGTCATCACGCTGGACATCAAGGGCTCCGACGGCGCTGAGGCCACGCAGCAGCTCGCGCTCACCAAGACCGTGACCGTGCACCCGCTCAAGAACTACATCGAGCACGTCGACCTCCTCGTCGTCCAGCGCGGCGAGAAGGTGACCGTCGACATCCCGGTCGTTCTCACCGGACAGGCCGGCCCCGGCACCCTGGTGACGCAGGAGCTGGACACCGTCCAGGTCGAGGCCGAGGCGACGCACCTGCCGGAGCAGCTCGAGGTGTCGATCGACGGCGCCGAGGCCGGCACGCAGATCACCGCCTCCCAGGTCTCGCTGCCGAAGGACGCGACCCTGGTGACCGACCCCGAGGCCATCGTCGTCGTCGTGGCCGAGTCTCCGAGCGAGGCCGCCATGGAGGCCACGGTGGACGCCGAGGGTGCCGGCGTGGTCGAGGACAAGCCCGCGGCTTCCGAGGGCGAGTGA
- the pth gene encoding aminoacyl-tRNA hydrolase, with amino-acid sequence MTVTHDLPGAGEQVLLVGLGNPGPRYAGNRHNVGFLVLDEIADRIGGRFKAHKGGAEVCEGRLAGRRVVLAKPRSFMNLSGGPVSGTARFFKIGPEGIVVIHDELDLPYGAIRLKFGGGAGGHNGLRSITKSLGTQDYFRVRFGIDRPPGRMDPADYVLKDFSTPERRELALNIGLCADAVETLIDKGLTAAQNAFHGR; translated from the coding sequence ATGACCGTGACGCACGATCTGCCGGGGGCCGGCGAGCAGGTGCTGCTCGTCGGCCTCGGCAATCCCGGACCGCGTTACGCGGGCAACCGACACAACGTCGGCTTCCTCGTCCTGGACGAGATCGCCGACCGCATCGGCGGCCGGTTCAAGGCGCACAAGGGTGGCGCCGAGGTGTGCGAAGGTCGGCTCGCGGGTCGCCGGGTCGTGCTCGCCAAGCCCCGGTCGTTCATGAACCTCTCGGGCGGCCCCGTCTCGGGCACGGCGCGCTTCTTCAAGATCGGCCCCGAGGGCATCGTGGTGATCCACGACGAGCTGGACCTGCCGTACGGGGCGATCCGGCTGAAGTTCGGCGGCGGCGCGGGAGGCCATAACGGACTCCGCTCCATCACCAAGTCCCTCGGCACCCAGGACTACTTCCGCGTCCGCTTCGGCATCGACCGGCCGCCGGGCCGCATGGACCCGGCCGATTACGTTCTCAAGGACTTCTCCACCCCCGAGCGGCGGGAACTGGCGTTGAACATCGGCCTTTGCGCCGACGCGGTCGAGACCCTGATCGACAAGGGACTGACCGCCGCGCAGAACGCGTTCCACGGCCGCTGA
- a CDS encoding DivIVA domain-containing protein: MPFTADDVHEIQFDNAPFGRRGYSKTEVDSFVHRIAETLAGRDDVTAAEVHHVQFGRPLLGRRGYDEQQVDEFLDEVERQLAAESELRRSTTAVEVHDR, translated from the coding sequence ATGCCGTTCACCGCAGACGACGTTCACGAGATCCAGTTCGACAACGCGCCGTTCGGCCGCCGCGGTTACTCCAAAACGGAGGTCGACTCCTTCGTCCACCGCATCGCGGAGACGCTGGCGGGCCGGGACGACGTCACCGCCGCCGAGGTGCACCACGTCCAGTTCGGACGGCCGCTGTTGGGTCGGCGCGGATACGACGAACAGCAGGTGGACGAGTTCCTCGACGAGGTGGAACGGCAACTTGCCGCCGAGAGCGAGCTGCGGCGATCCACCACCGCGGTGGAGGTTCACGACCGCTGA
- a CDS encoding DivIVA domain-containing protein: MNITAEDVDKAWFPPAPWGTRGYNRMQVDAFLSRVAATLEGHDNVTAEDVHKVAFTLCPLTRRMVGYDPAAVDSFLRLVEATLAARESAAMSTPYLATAIDHSHARVPLWRKLV, from the coding sequence ATGAACATCACCGCAGAGGACGTCGACAAAGCCTGGTTCCCGCCCGCGCCGTGGGGCACCCGCGGCTACAACCGCATGCAGGTCGACGCGTTCCTCAGCCGCGTCGCGGCCACTTTGGAGGGCCACGACAACGTGACGGCGGAGGACGTGCACAAGGTCGCCTTCACCCTGTGTCCACTCACCCGTCGCATGGTGGGCTACGACCCCGCCGCGGTCGACTCGTTCTTGCGGCTGGTGGAGGCGACACTCGCGGCTCGGGAATCAGCCGCGATGTCGACCCCCTACCTCGCCACCGCCATCGACCACAGTCACGCCCGAGTGCCCCTGTGGCGCAAGCTGGTGTGA
- a CDS encoding fatty acyl-AMP ligase produces the protein MSRFVDTMVTTAHAGGRERGMVTGEPREPVRRTWFEVHQRARRIAGGLVGAGLEPGGAVAVLAGAPELIAPTVQGVWLAGGSVTMLHQPTARTDLEKWAEDTLRVLRMIGSSLVALGEPFDGLAAVLDQHGIAYRSIGDLLKAEPLAEPVPTGEDSLALLQLTSGSTADPKAVKITHGNLFSNITAMVERAEFDFDTDVMVSWLPLFHDMGMVGFLTVPMTFGVELVKITPMDFLSGPLVWPELISKYGGTTTAAPNFAYAIVGRRLAKVDDDNAYDLSKLRIALNGAEPIDPTAVRTFTDAGKRFGMPAECVFPAYGLAEATLAVSFAPLFTGLTVDVVEAGPLEAENRAVAVPADDPRYDTDEVRRFAVLGRPLAGLEVRIVGEDGEVRAEREVGEIQLRGEAMSPGYLTVDGPLDTRDADGWFPTGDVGYLVDGQIVICGRKKDVIILGGRNVYPTDIERAAGSVDGVRAGNAVAVRIDAGTRRERFAVVLESTVAGDADAEHRLAKEVAARVRDAVDARPYSVVVLPKGSLPKTPSGKVKRAATATQYRELIDSRA, from the coding sequence ATGAGTCGGTTCGTGGACACGATGGTCACCACCGCGCACGCGGGTGGGCGAGAGCGCGGGATGGTCACCGGAGAACCCCGAGAGCCCGTGCGCAGAACATGGTTCGAGGTGCACCAGCGTGCTCGCCGTATCGCCGGCGGCCTCGTCGGTGCGGGACTCGAACCCGGCGGTGCCGTGGCGGTGTTGGCCGGCGCTCCCGAGCTCATCGCGCCGACGGTGCAGGGGGTGTGGCTCGCGGGCGGCAGCGTCACGATGCTGCACCAGCCCACCGCGCGCACCGACCTGGAGAAGTGGGCCGAGGACACGCTTCGTGTGCTGCGGATGATCGGCTCGTCCCTGGTGGCGCTCGGCGAGCCGTTCGACGGTCTTGCCGCCGTCCTCGACCAGCACGGCATCGCCTACCGTTCGATCGGCGACCTGCTCAAGGCCGAGCCGCTGGCCGAGCCCGTCCCCACGGGGGAGGACTCGCTGGCGCTCCTGCAGCTCACCAGTGGGTCCACGGCGGACCCGAAGGCCGTGAAGATCACCCACGGCAACCTGTTCTCCAACATCACCGCGATGGTGGAGCGCGCGGAGTTCGACTTCGACACCGACGTCATGGTGTCGTGGCTCCCGCTGTTCCACGACATGGGCATGGTCGGGTTCCTGACCGTTCCCATGACGTTCGGCGTGGAACTCGTCAAGATCACCCCGATGGACTTCCTCAGCGGTCCGCTCGTGTGGCCGGAGCTGATCAGCAAGTACGGGGGAACCACCACGGCGGCGCCGAACTTCGCGTACGCCATCGTGGGCCGCAGGCTTGCCAAGGTCGACGACGACAACGCCTACGACTTGTCGAAGCTGCGCATCGCGCTCAACGGCGCCGAGCCCATCGATCCCACCGCCGTTCGCACGTTCACCGACGCGGGCAAGCGGTTCGGCATGCCGGCCGAGTGTGTGTTCCCCGCGTACGGTCTCGCCGAGGCCACGCTCGCGGTGTCGTTCGCGCCGCTGTTCACCGGTCTCACCGTGGACGTCGTCGAGGCGGGGCCGCTGGAGGCCGAGAACCGGGCCGTGGCCGTGCCCGCGGACGACCCCCGCTACGACACCGACGAGGTGCGGCGGTTCGCCGTGCTCGGTCGTCCGTTGGCTGGCCTGGAGGTCCGGATCGTCGGCGAGGACGGCGAGGTACGCGCCGAACGTGAGGTCGGCGAGATCCAGCTCCGTGGTGAGGCGATGTCACCGGGGTACCTCACCGTGGACGGTCCGCTCGACACACGGGACGCCGACGGCTGGTTCCCCACCGGCGACGTCGGGTACCTCGTGGACGGTCAGATCGTCATCTGCGGCAGGAAGAAGGACGTCATCATCCTCGGTGGCCGCAACGTGTACCCCACCGACATCGAACGGGCCGCGGGCTCCGTCGACGGAGTCAGGGCGGGCAACGCCGTGGCGGTGCGCATCGACGCGGGAACGCGCCGTGAGCGGTTCGCCGTCGTGTTGGAGTCCACTGTGGCTGGTGATGCCGACGCCGAGCACCGGCTGGCGAAGGAGGTCGCGGCGCGGGTCCGCGACGCCGTGGACGCGCGTCCCTACTCGGTCGTGGTGCTGCCGAAGGGAAGCCTGCCCAAGACGCCGTCGGGCAAGGTGAAGCGCGCGGCCACCGCGACGCAGTACCGGGAGCTCATCGACTCACGGGCCTGA
- a CDS encoding ABC-F family ATP-binding cassette domain-containing protein — MANLVNLEAVSKSYGERMLLDAVSLGVGEGERIGVVGLNGGGKTTLLEVLAGISPPDSGRVSRARDLRMRVVTQRTELAEGSTVGGVVLADYAAEHEWASDARVRSIVDGLGISAIGLDTPTDSLSGGERRRVALAAALVAELDLVVLDEPTNHLDVEGVRWLADHLLARKTALVVVTHDRWFLDTVCGRTWEVVDGKVEQYEGGYADWVFARAERARLAAAAEEKRRNLARKELAWLQRGARARTSKPRYRIEAAEALISGVPEPRDSVELMTFAKRRLGKTVLELEDVTLKAGEHTVLDNVTWRIGPGDRIGVVGVNGSGKTTLLRLLAGQAAPEAGRRIEGKTVRLAHLKQELDDLPGELRVLEAVEKVASRVTLGKHELSASQLAERLGFGRARQWTPVEDLSGGERRRLQLVRLLMAEPNVLLLDEPTNDLDIDTLQQLEDLLDSWPGTLVVVSHDRYLVERVCDSVVALFGDGRVTHLPGGIDEYLETRAERARKRDARDTGKPAKAEPAAEPKLSAAEWRAATKELAKLERKLDAVQEREARLHEALAAAATDPERLMELNGELKAVLAEKEELEQRWLETSEALE, encoded by the coding sequence ATGGCCAATCTGGTCAACCTCGAAGCGGTCAGCAAGTCCTACGGTGAGCGGATGCTGCTCGACGCCGTGTCCCTCGGCGTCGGGGAGGGGGAGCGAATCGGCGTCGTCGGGCTCAACGGTGGCGGCAAGACCACCCTGCTGGAAGTGCTGGCCGGGATCAGCCCGCCCGACTCGGGCCGGGTGAGCCGCGCCCGCGACCTGCGGATGAGGGTCGTGACGCAGCGCACCGAGCTGGCCGAGGGCAGCACGGTCGGTGGGGTGGTGCTGGCCGACTACGCCGCCGAGCACGAATGGGCCTCCGACGCCAGGGTGCGTTCGATCGTGGACGGACTCGGCATCTCCGCCATCGGTCTCGACACCCCCACGGACTCGCTGTCCGGTGGGGAACGTCGCCGGGTCGCGCTGGCCGCGGCGCTCGTGGCCGAACTCGACCTCGTGGTGCTCGACGAGCCCACCAACCACCTCGACGTCGAGGGGGTGCGCTGGCTGGCCGACCACCTGCTGGCCCGCAAGACCGCTCTCGTGGTCGTCACCCACGACCGGTGGTTCCTGGACACCGTCTGCGGTCGGACCTGGGAGGTCGTCGACGGGAAGGTGGAGCAGTACGAGGGCGGGTACGCGGACTGGGTCTTCGCTCGCGCCGAGCGAGCCCGTCTCGCCGCGGCGGCCGAGGAGAAGCGCCGCAACCTCGCCCGCAAGGAACTCGCGTGGCTGCAACGCGGCGCCAGGGCCCGGACGTCCAAACCGCGGTATCGCATCGAGGCCGCCGAGGCCCTGATCTCGGGGGTGCCCGAGCCGAGGGACTCGGTGGAGCTGATGACGTTCGCCAAGCGCCGACTGGGCAAGACCGTCCTGGAGCTGGAGGACGTCACGCTCAAGGCGGGGGAGCACACGGTGCTCGACAACGTCACCTGGCGGATCGGCCCCGGCGACCGGATCGGCGTCGTCGGCGTGAACGGGTCGGGCAAGACCACGCTGTTGCGGTTGCTGGCCGGACAGGCCGCCCCGGAGGCGGGCAGGCGGATCGAGGGCAAGACGGTGCGCCTGGCCCACCTGAAGCAGGAGCTCGACGACCTGCCGGGTGAGCTGAGGGTGCTCGAAGCCGTCGAGAAGGTCGCCTCCAGGGTCACGCTGGGCAAGCACGAATTGTCCGCCTCCCAGCTCGCCGAGCGGCTCGGGTTCGGTCGGGCCCGACAGTGGACGCCCGTCGAGGACCTCTCCGGTGGTGAGCGACGCCGGTTGCAGCTCGTGCGACTGCTCATGGCCGAACCCAACGTGCTGCTGCTCGACGAGCCCACCAACGACCTCGACATCGACACCCTTCAGCAACTGGAGGACCTGCTCGACTCGTGGCCGGGCACGCTCGTCGTGGTGTCGCACGACCGTTATCTCGTCGAGCGCGTGTGCGACAGCGTCGTGGCCCTGTTCGGCGACGGCCGGGTCACGCACCTTCCCGGCGGGATCGACGAGTACCTGGAGACCAGGGCCGAACGCGCCCGTAAACGCGACGCCCGCGACACCGGGAAGCCGGCGAAGGCCGAGCCCGCCGCGGAGCCGAAGCTGAGCGCGGCCGAGTGGCGTGCCGCGACGAAGGAACTGGCCAAATTGGAACGAAAGCTGGACGCGGTACAGGAGCGCGAGGCGCGGTTGCACGAGGCGCTGGCCGCGGCGGCGACCGATCCCGAGCGACTCATGGAGTTGAACGGCGAACTCAAGGCCGTGCTCGCGGAGAAGGAAGAACTCGAACAGCGCTGGCTGGAGACATCCGAGGCGCTGGAGTGA
- a CDS encoding 4-(cytidine 5'-diphospho)-2-C-methyl-D-erythritol kinase: MLAVVPPPVTVRVPSKINLHLSVGDVRDDGYHDLTTVFHALSLTDEVTVFSTPDAGIEVSGEGAKLVPTDDSNLAMRAVRALAEHVGKPDEANRVRVVIRKGIPVAGGMAGGSADAAAALLACSTLWNLDLHRDELAEVAATLGSDVPFALYGGTALGTGRGEQLVPVLSRHTFHWVLAFDQRGLSTPKVYGELDRLREVGDPPRIGSPEALLEALASGDPRRLALLLGNDLQAAAVSLRPGLRRTLRAGVTAGALAGVVSGSGPTCAFLCTDGDSALKVAAELAGAGVCRTVRVAHGPVPGARVCDE; the protein is encoded by the coding sequence GTGCTTGCCGTCGTACCGCCGCCCGTGACCGTACGGGTGCCCTCGAAGATCAATCTGCATCTGTCGGTCGGTGATGTGCGCGACGACGGTTACCACGACCTCACGACCGTGTTCCACGCGCTGTCGTTGACCGACGAGGTCACGGTGTTTTCGACCCCCGACGCCGGGATCGAGGTCTCCGGCGAGGGAGCCAAGCTGGTTCCCACCGACGACAGCAACCTGGCGATGCGCGCGGTTCGCGCCCTGGCCGAGCACGTCGGCAAACCGGACGAGGCGAACCGGGTGCGCGTGGTGATCCGCAAGGGCATTCCCGTGGCCGGCGGCATGGCTGGTGGTAGTGCCGACGCCGCCGCCGCGCTGCTCGCGTGCTCCACGCTGTGGAACCTCGACCTGCACCGCGACGAGCTGGCGGAGGTGGCCGCCACCCTCGGCAGCGACGTGCCGTTCGCCCTGTACGGCGGTACCGCCCTGGGCACCGGCCGGGGCGAGCAGCTCGTGCCGGTGCTGTCGCGGCACACCTTCCACTGGGTGCTCGCGTTCGACCAGCGCGGTCTGTCGACCCCGAAGGTCTACGGGGAGCTCGACCGGCTTCGCGAGGTGGGCGACCCGCCGAGGATCGGCTCGCCGGAGGCGTTGCTGGAGGCGCTGGCCTCCGGGGATCCCCGGCGCCTCGCGCTCCTACTCGGCAACGACCTCCAGGCGGCGGCCGTGTCGCTGCGGCCGGGGCTGCGCCGGACGTTGCGTGCCGGGGTCACCGCGGGCGCGCTCGCGGGCGTGGTGTCCGGCTCCGGGCCGACGTGCGCGTTCCTGTGCACCGACGGCGACTCGGCGCTGAAGGTGGCCGCCGAACTCGCGGGTGCGGGGGTGTGTCGCACGGTGCGCGTGGCACACGGGCCCGTACCGGGCGCCCGTGTGTGCGACGAGTGA
- a CDS encoding methionine ABC transporter ATP-binding protein produces the protein MITVENVSKSFASADSRVVALRDVNLAVSAGSLFGIVGPARAGKTTLARCVALRERPDRGTVRYDGMDTGRLVGRKLWGAQRQVAVVDSGLRPERTVAGNIAAPLERMGVAPDRRRNRVGTLLDVIGLSRAGARLPSELTPGQQRRVAIARALATAPSVLLADDPTDGVAGEETAAVLSVLDRARAELGATVVVTSRDADIARRVCDEVALLDRGKVVESGALLSLVGKPGSPIAEALLPSVDTPRAHLSSYDRAVDVVLVGFAAVGALLPEAAARFEVDFTTIGGGLTRLGDTPVARFRLGVAGQRIDAALAWIAERGAYVSTPMYGLRDVAA, from the coding sequence GTGATCACTGTCGAGAACGTCAGCAAGTCGTTCGCCTCCGCCGACTCCCGCGTGGTGGCACTGCGCGATGTCAACCTTGCCGTGAGCGCGGGCTCGCTCTTCGGCATCGTCGGCCCCGCGCGGGCCGGCAAGACGACGCTGGCGCGCTGTGTGGCGCTGCGGGAGCGGCCCGACCGGGGCACCGTGCGCTACGACGGCATGGACACCGGCAGGCTCGTGGGCCGCAAGCTGTGGGGAGCGCAGCGGCAGGTCGCGGTCGTGGACTCCGGACTGCGGCCCGAGCGCACCGTCGCGGGCAACATCGCCGCCCCGCTGGAGCGGATGGGCGTTGCGCCCGACCGCAGGCGCAACCGGGTCGGCACGCTGCTCGACGTCATCGGGCTCTCGCGGGCGGGCGCGCGGCTGCCGTCGGAGCTCACGCCGGGGCAGCAGCGTCGCGTGGCCATCGCGAGGGCCCTGGCCACGGCGCCGTCCGTGCTGCTGGCCGACGACCCCACCGACGGCGTCGCCGGGGAGGAGACCGCCGCGGTGCTGTCCGTCCTCGACCGCGCCAGGGCCGAACTGGGCGCCACCGTCGTCGTCACCTCCCGCGACGCCGACATCGCCCGGCGGGTCTGCGACGAGGTCGCCTTGCTCGACCGCGGCAAGGTCGTCGAGTCCGGTGCGCTGCTGAGTCTCGTCGGCAAGCCCGGAAGCCCGATCGCGGAGGCCCTGCTGCCCAGCGTCGACACGCCGAGGGCGCACCTGTCCTCCTACGACCGTGCCGTGGACGTCGTGCTCGTCGGCTTCGCCGCGGTGGGCGCTCTGCTGCCCGAGGCCGCGGCCCGCTTCGAGGTCGACTTCACCACCATCGGCGGCGGCCTGACCAGGCTCGGCGACACCCCGGTGGCCCGCTTCCGCCTGGGAGTGGCGGGCCAGCGGATTGACGCCGCGTTGGCGTGGATCGCCGAACGCGGCGCGTACGTCAGCACGCCGATGTACGGCCTGCGCGACGTCGCCGCCTGA
- the rsmA gene encoding 16S rRNA (adenine(1518)-N(6)/adenine(1519)-N(6))-dimethyltransferase RsmA — protein sequence MTETPGLLGASEIRRLAAALGLRPTKKLSQNFVHDANTVRRIVHLAEVEPGEPVVEVGPGLGSLTLGLLHAGARVLAVEIDPVLAAKLPTTIAEHAPEAVERFTVLERDALRLRADELPAKPTALVANLPYNVAVPVVLHLLAELPSLRRALVMVQTEVADRMAAGPGSRVYGVPSVKLAWYGRARKVAAVPRSVFWPVPNVDSSLVAFERTEPPEGVSRDTVFELVDAAFAQRRKTLRAALAPWAGSADRAAEILTRAGVDPATRGERLTVGMFAELARAAATV from the coding sequence GTGACCGAGACACCGGGCCTGCTGGGAGCTTCCGAGATCCGTCGGTTGGCCGCCGCGCTGGGACTGCGGCCGACGAAGAAGCTCAGCCAGAACTTCGTGCACGACGCCAACACCGTGCGCCGCATCGTGCACCTGGCCGAGGTGGAACCGGGCGAGCCCGTGGTGGAGGTCGGCCCCGGTCTGGGCTCCCTCACCCTCGGCTTGTTGCACGCCGGTGCGCGCGTGCTGGCGGTGGAGATCGATCCCGTGCTGGCCGCGAAGTTGCCCACCACGATCGCCGAGCACGCGCCCGAGGCCGTCGAACGGTTCACCGTGCTCGAACGCGACGCCCTGCGGCTGCGGGCGGACGAGCTGCCCGCCAAGCCCACGGCGTTGGTGGCGAATCTGCCGTACAACGTGGCCGTCCCCGTCGTGCTGCACCTGCTCGCCGAGCTGCCGTCGTTGCGTCGCGCGCTCGTCATGGTCCAGACCGAGGTGGCCGATCGCATGGCCGCGGGGCCCGGTAGCCGCGTCTACGGCGTGCCCAGCGTGAAACTCGCGTGGTACGGGCGGGCCCGTAAGGTCGCGGCGGTCCCCAGGTCGGTGTTCTGGCCGGTGCCGAACGTCGACTCGTCGCTGGTCGCCTTCGAGCGGACGGAGCCGCCGGAAGGCGTTTCCCGCGACACCGTGTTCGAACTCGTCGACGCCGCCTTCGCGCAGCGCCGCAAGACACTGCGCGCCGCGCTGGCCCCGTGGGCGGGGTCGGCCGACCGGGCCGCCGAGATCCTTACTCGCGCGGGTGTCGACCCGGCCACCCGTGGTGAGCGACTCACGGTCGGGATGTTCGCCGAACTCGCCCGCGCTGCGGCGACAGTGTGA
- a CDS encoding resuscitation-promoting factor — MTDRDGHKAASTALLDWPSEAENLDFSPEPEVTPHDVLTALGPDAEALMAEAGVDVDELIRLINAETTMLPPIELPSENEQQGQESTDSEGEDGFVGAVKTWKKRFLRGTVLAVMITLTGGGAAALAMNKSVTVDVDGEKQTIRSYGDTVGEVLEDAGITVGAHDALSPSPQAPVGDGGVIKLERGRQLTLVVDGESRESWVRATTVREALTQLGLDHLNTGGTWFSAPLSGEVPLEGMRLEIKTEKTVTLYDGGEKPREITTNAVTAAELLAELGLDLGKQDKIEEGADFKLTDGAEVHVSRTGVTVVEKTETIEPEVEIVYDDTLEKGKEVVEEEGKPGEKLVTYRVTKKNGKVIDSEELSSKVVKKAEKRVVRVGTKVTVPEIGNTAVWDALAQCEASGNWAANTGNGYYGGLQFNKQTWDAYGGTEYAAYPHQATREQQIDIAERVRDSRGGYGAWPHCSSQLGLPK, encoded by the coding sequence GTGACTGATAGAGACGGGCATAAGGCTGCCTCCACGGCCCTGCTCGACTGGCCGAGCGAAGCCGAGAACCTCGACTTCTCGCCCGAGCCGGAAGTCACACCCCACGACGTGCTGACCGCCCTCGGCCCCGACGCCGAAGCCCTCATGGCGGAGGCCGGCGTCGACGTCGACGAGCTCATCAGGCTCATCAACGCCGAGACCACCATGCTCCCGCCCATCGAGCTGCCGTCGGAGAACGAGCAGCAGGGACAGGAGTCGACCGACTCCGAGGGCGAGGACGGTTTCGTCGGCGCGGTCAAGACGTGGAAGAAGCGGTTCCTGCGGGGCACCGTCCTCGCGGTCATGATCACCCTCACCGGCGGCGGTGCCGCGGCGCTCGCGATGAACAAAAGCGTCACGGTCGACGTCGACGGTGAGAAGCAGACCATTCGCAGCTACGGCGACACCGTCGGCGAGGTGCTGGAGGACGCCGGCATCACCGTCGGTGCCCACGACGCCCTCTCACCGTCCCCGCAGGCGCCGGTCGGCGACGGCGGGGTCATCAAGCTCGAACGCGGCCGCCAGCTCACCCTCGTGGTCGACGGCGAGTCCCGTGAGTCTTGGGTCCGGGCCACCACGGTTCGCGAGGCGCTGACCCAGCTCGGACTGGACCACCTGAACACCGGCGGCACGTGGTTCTCCGCCCCGCTGTCGGGCGAGGTGCCCCTCGAGGGCATGCGTCTGGAGATCAAGACCGAGAAGACCGTCACGCTCTACGACGGCGGTGAGAAGCCCCGCGAGATCACCACGAACGCCGTGACCGCCGCGGAACTGCTCGCCGAGTTGGGCCTCGACCTCGGCAAGCAGGACAAGATCGAGGAGGGCGCCGACTTCAAGCTCACCGACGGCGCCGAGGTGCACGTCAGCCGCACCGGCGTCACGGTGGTGGAGAAGACCGAGACCATCGAGCCCGAGGTCGAGATCGTCTACGACGACACCCTTGAGAAGGGCAAGGAGGTCGTCGAGGAAGAGGGCAAGCCGGGCGAGAAGCTCGTCACCTACCGCGTGACGAAGAAGAACGGCAAGGTCATCGACAGCGAGGAGCTGTCCAGCAAGGTCGTCAAGAAGGCGGAGAAGAGGGTCGTCCGCGTCGGCACCAAGGTGACCGTCCCGGAGATCGGCAACACCGCCGTGTGGGACGCGCTCGCGCAGTGCGAGGCGAGCGGGAACTGGGCCGCCAACACCGGCAACGGCTACTACGGCGGGCTGCAGTTCAACAAGCAGACCTGGGACGCCTACGGCGGTACGGAGTACGCGGCCTACCCGCACCAGGCCACGCGCGAGCAGCAGATCGACATCGCGGAACGGGTGCGGGACTCCCGAGGTGGCTACGGCGCCTGGCCGCACTGCTCGTCGCAGCTCGGCCTGCCGAAGTAA